From a single Sorghum bicolor cultivar BTx623 chromosome 5, Sorghum_bicolor_NCBIv3, whole genome shotgun sequence genomic region:
- the LOC8068719 gene encoding uncharacterized protein LOC8068719, whose amino-acid sequence MCGKMEHMHMEHKGILGGEFKEGICASIPKPPPSTSSRPNSMVVKKVCPREFIPAHIIAEAISTLHGLDLRWSGPITPSERQYVEQYVLAMYPQYSHGLIEDGSCDKDDLYSTYYSNGSTASSPEAGGSERRRSSPVGSPSSAAARPDMVDMMVRLEPSRLLDILTKKSSFPGSFISIPEIQARNRVLRHCGLTDDEYLVLFAPTPRDAMMLVGESYPFFRSSYYMSILEEESDCIRAFAAYKEAKVIAAPESWLDLRIKGSQLSQYFRRKSKHAPKGLFAYPAVSPSSSGDGGAQPPARYSLHWVSEAHRNAWHVLLDATALAVGEDRLPLSLHRPDFVLCTLGDAMRTRGMEQQQSPAPQPAARVTCLLVRRRSFDTSLSQPQQPQKQ is encoded by the exons ATGTGCGGAAAGATGGAGCACATGCACATGGAACACAAG GGCATACTTGGTGGAGAATTTAAAGAGGGAATTTGCGCCTCAATTCCCAAACCACCTCCTAGCACATCAAGCAGGCCAAACAGCATGGTTGTGAAG AAGGTTTGCCCGCGGGAGTTCATCCCGGCGCACATCATCGCGGAGGCGATCTCGACGCTGCACGGGCTGGACCTGCGGTGGTCGGGGCCCATCACGCCCAGCGAGCGGCAGTACGTGGAGCAGTACGTGCTTGCCATGTACCCGCAGTACTCGCACGGCCTCATAGAGGACGGCAGCTGCGACAAGGACGACCTCTACTCCACCTACTACAGCAACGGCAGCACGGCGTCGTCGCCGGAGGCCGGCGGCAGCGAGCGGCGGCGGTCGTCGCCGGTGGGGTCGCCGTCGTCGGCCGCCGCGAGGCCCGACATGGTGGACATGATGGTCCGGCTAGAGCCGTCGCGGCTGCTGGACATCCTGACCAAGAAGTCGTCCTTCCCCGGGAGCTTCATCTCGATCCCGGAGATCCAGGCCAGGAACCGGGTGCTCCGCCACTGTGGCCTCACCGACGACGAGTACCTCGTGCTCTTCGCGCCCACGCCAAGGGACGCCATGATGCTG GTTGGGGAGAGCTACCCTTTCTTCCGGAGCAGCTACTACATGTCGATCCTGGAGGAGGAGAGCGACTGCATCCGCGCTTTCGCGGCGTACAAGGAGGCCAAGGTCATCGCGGCGCCGGAGTCGTGGCTGGACCTGCGCATCAAGGGCTCACAGCTCAGCCAGTACTTCCGGCGCAAGTCCAAGCACGCGCCCAAGGGCCTCTTCGCCTACCCGGCCGTCTCCCCTTCGTCgtccggcgacggcggcgcgcaGCCGCCGGCGCGGTACTCGCTGCACTGGGTCTCCGAGGCGCACCGCAACGCGTGGCACGTGCTCCTGGACGCCACCGCGCTCGCCGTCGGCGAGGACCGCCTCCCGCTCTCGCTGCACCGCCCGGACTTCGTGCTGTGCACGCTCGGCGACGCCATGCGCACGCGGGGGATGGAGCAGCAGCAGTCGCCGGCGCCGCAGCCGGCGGCGAGGGTCACCTGCCTCCTCGTCAGGAGGAGGTCCTTCGATACCTCCCTCTCCCAGCCGCAACAGCCACAGAAGCAGTAG